One Georgenia wutianyii DNA segment encodes these proteins:
- a CDS encoding NAD-dependent epimerase/dehydratase family protein, whose amino-acid sequence MTSTDRRTRVLLTGASGGIGQLLEERLGSDYDVVTHGRTPADEHQERTMHRADLDDYDEVRELMDGVDVVVHLAGSASPESEWDAVLTANIVGLRNVLEAAREAGVRRFVFASSNHAMGMYDRLGEWPVYPHHLPRPDSLYGVSKVFGETLGRFYHDEHGIEFIALRIGWYTEDPLEAQDDILRAMWLSPDDTEHVVRRAIEADVPYGVYYAISDNPNRRWDLTNTMLELGYRPKDDWTTLPGAQEDVVEGGADAPSSWPEGS is encoded by the coding sequence ATGACTTCGACGGACCGACGGACACGTGTGCTTCTCACCGGCGCGAGCGGCGGCATCGGACAGCTGCTCGAGGAACGCCTGGGCTCTGACTACGACGTCGTGACCCACGGCCGGACGCCGGCGGACGAGCACCAGGAACGGACCATGCACCGGGCCGACCTCGACGACTACGACGAGGTGCGAGAGCTCATGGACGGAGTCGACGTCGTCGTCCACCTCGCCGGGTCGGCGTCACCGGAGTCGGAGTGGGACGCGGTCCTCACCGCGAACATCGTGGGGCTGCGCAACGTGCTCGAGGCGGCGCGTGAGGCCGGCGTGCGGCGGTTCGTCTTCGCCTCGTCCAACCACGCGATGGGCATGTACGACCGGCTCGGTGAGTGGCCCGTCTACCCCCACCACCTGCCCCGCCCCGACTCGCTGTACGGGGTGTCGAAGGTGTTCGGGGAGACGCTCGGGCGGTTCTACCACGACGAGCACGGCATCGAGTTCATCGCCCTGCGCATCGGCTGGTACACCGAGGACCCGCTGGAGGCGCAGGACGACATCCTGCGCGCGATGTGGCTGAGCCCGGACGACACCGAGCACGTCGTGCGCCGCGCCATCGAGGCGGACGTCCCCTACGGCGTCTACTACGCCATCTCCGACAACCCCAACCGGCGCTGGGACCTCACCAACACGATGCTCGAGCTCGGCTACCGGCCGAAGGACGACTGGACGACCCTGCCCGGCGCCCAGGAGGACGTCGTCGAAGGTGGCGCGGACGCGCCGTCGAGCTGGCCCGAGGGCTCCTGA
- a CDS encoding GyrI-like domain-containing protein, protein MKADLKKEIATYTARRGEFSVVTVPALQFLMVDGHGDPNTSTAYQDALSSLYPVAYTLKFLSKGELGRDYTVMPLEGLWWSTDMAAFTTDRDKSRWSWTMMVMVPEWITGEHLGAAVETVARKGGAPALDAVRLETFDEGLCVQTLHVGSYDDEAPVLEEMHDRFIPSHGLRMTGKHHEIYLSDARRTAADRLRTILRQPVARTDA, encoded by the coding sequence ATGAAGGCTGACCTCAAGAAGGAGATCGCCACCTACACCGCGCGCCGCGGTGAGTTCTCGGTCGTCACCGTGCCGGCCCTGCAGTTCCTCATGGTCGACGGGCACGGCGACCCCAACACCTCGACGGCGTACCAGGACGCCCTGTCCTCGCTCTACCCCGTCGCGTACACGCTGAAGTTCCTCAGCAAGGGCGAGCTCGGCCGCGACTACACGGTGATGCCGCTCGAGGGCCTGTGGTGGTCCACGGACATGGCCGCGTTCACCACCGACCGGGACAAGTCCCGGTGGTCCTGGACCATGATGGTCATGGTCCCCGAGTGGATCACGGGCGAGCACCTGGGCGCCGCCGTCGAGACGGTCGCGCGCAAGGGAGGCGCCCCCGCCCTCGACGCCGTGCGCCTGGAGACGTTCGACGAGGGCCTGTGCGTCCAGACCCTCCACGTCGGGTCCTACGACGACGAAGCGCCGGTGCTCGAGGAGATGCACGACCGCTTCATCCCCTCGCACGGTCTGCGGATGACCGGCAAGCACCACGAGATCTACCTCAGCGACGCGCGGCGCACGGCCGCCGACCGGCTGCGCACGATCCTGCGGCAGCCCGTGGCCAGGACGGACGCCTAG
- the proB gene encoding glutamate 5-kinase: MNPALLDRSGIPRAGRVVVKIGSSSLTGSDGRLDLDRVRWLAAVIAGRRAAGQEVVLVSSGAIAAGIAPLGLPMRPNDLATAQATASVGQGILVARYTEAFAQHGRRVGQVLLTAEDLIRRQHYRNAQRALERLLALGVVPVVNENDTVATDEIRFGDNDRLAALVAHLVRADVLVLLTDVDGLYDGPPSRPGARRIAEVHGPEDLAGIEVTGRGTTIGTGGMVTKLEAASIATSAGVPVVLTAAANADRALAGEPVGTWFAATGRRKSTRRLWLAHAARTAGRLVLDDGAIHAITHGKRSLLAAGVVGVEGDFEPGDPVELATTGGVVVARGIVGHSAAEVAQMQGRTTAQLREEDGAPHPRPVVHRDDLVIVRRY; encoded by the coding sequence GTGAATCCCGCGCTCCTCGACCGTTCCGGCATCCCGCGGGCCGGACGGGTCGTCGTGAAGATCGGCTCGTCCTCCCTCACCGGGTCCGACGGCCGGCTCGACCTCGACCGCGTCCGCTGGCTCGCGGCGGTCATCGCCGGGCGCCGCGCCGCCGGGCAGGAGGTCGTCCTCGTGTCCTCCGGCGCGATCGCCGCCGGGATCGCGCCGCTCGGGCTGCCGATGCGCCCGAACGACCTCGCGACCGCGCAGGCGACGGCGTCGGTGGGCCAGGGGATCCTCGTGGCCCGCTACACCGAGGCCTTCGCCCAGCACGGCCGGCGTGTGGGCCAGGTGCTCCTCACCGCCGAGGACCTCATCCGCCGCCAGCACTACCGCAACGCCCAGCGCGCACTCGAGCGGCTGCTCGCCCTCGGCGTCGTGCCCGTCGTCAACGAGAACGACACCGTCGCGACCGACGAGATCCGGTTCGGGGACAACGACCGCCTCGCGGCGCTCGTCGCCCACCTCGTGCGCGCCGACGTCCTCGTCCTGCTCACCGACGTCGACGGCCTGTACGACGGGCCGCCGAGCAGGCCCGGCGCCCGGCGCATCGCGGAGGTGCACGGGCCGGAGGACCTCGCCGGCATCGAGGTGACCGGACGGGGCACGACCATCGGGACCGGTGGCATGGTCACCAAGCTCGAGGCGGCGTCGATCGCGACGAGCGCGGGCGTGCCCGTCGTCCTCACCGCGGCCGCCAACGCCGACCGGGCGCTGGCCGGGGAGCCGGTGGGCACGTGGTTCGCGGCCACCGGGCGGCGCAAGAGCACCCGCCGGCTGTGGCTGGCGCACGCCGCGCGCACCGCGGGCCGGCTCGTGCTCGACGACGGCGCGATCCACGCGATCACCCACGGCAAGCGGTCGCTGCTCGCCGCGGGCGTCGTGGGCGTCGAGGGGGACTTCGAGCCGGGCGACCCGGTCGAGCTCGCCACCACCGGCGGGGTGGTCGTGGCCCGCGGCATCGTCGGGCACAGCGCGGCCGAGGTGGCCCAGATGCAGGGCAGGACCACCGCCCAGCTCCGGGAGGAGGACGGCGCCCCCCATCCCCGTCCCGTCGTCCACCGCGACGACCTCGTCATCGTGCGTCGCTACTGA
- the obgE gene encoding GTPase ObgE: MASFVDRVVLHVAGGNGGNGVASVRREKFKPLGGPDGGNGGRGGDVILEVDPQTTTLLAYHHSPHRRATNGAQGAGDLRNGKNGEDLVLAVPDGTVVKTKDGEVLADLVGAGTQFVAAAGGHGGLGNAALASPRRKAPGFALLGEEGETTELVLELKSVADVALVGFPSAGKSSLIAAMSAARPKIADYPFTTLVPNLGVVQAGDERYTVADVPGLIPGASQGKGLGLDFLRHIERCAVIVHVLDCATLEPDRDPISDLDTIEAELSAYAEDLTVAGRLPLAQRPRVVVLNKVDVPEARDLAELVRPEIEARGLEVHEISAASHEGLRPLSFALARLVAEARAAAPAAEPTRVVLRPKAVDDAGFTVTARHRHDGVFYQVRGAKPERWVRQTDFANDEAVGYLADRLARLGVEDELFKAGAKPGDEVVIGPVEGGVIFDWEPTMLTGAELLGPRGSDQRIEDVEYAPRSSRAERRKGYKERMDAKAAAREELWTERESGHWATPEPEEPHAAQ, encoded by the coding sequence ATGGCCAGCTTCGTCGACCGGGTCGTGCTGCACGTAGCCGGCGGCAACGGCGGCAATGGCGTCGCCTCCGTCCGGCGTGAGAAGTTCAAGCCCCTCGGCGGCCCCGACGGCGGCAACGGCGGCAGGGGCGGGGACGTCATCCTCGAGGTCGACCCGCAGACGACGACGCTGCTCGCCTACCACCACTCCCCGCACCGCCGCGCCACGAACGGCGCCCAGGGTGCAGGGGACCTGCGCAACGGCAAGAACGGGGAGGACCTCGTCCTCGCCGTGCCCGACGGCACCGTCGTCAAGACGAAGGACGGTGAGGTCCTCGCCGACCTCGTCGGGGCCGGCACCCAGTTCGTCGCCGCCGCCGGCGGTCACGGCGGCCTGGGCAACGCCGCCCTCGCCTCCCCGCGCCGCAAGGCTCCCGGCTTCGCGCTCCTCGGTGAGGAGGGGGAGACCACCGAGCTCGTCCTCGAGCTCAAGAGCGTCGCCGACGTCGCGCTCGTCGGCTTCCCCAGCGCGGGCAAGTCGAGCCTCATCGCCGCGATGTCCGCCGCCCGCCCGAAGATCGCGGACTACCCCTTCACCACGCTCGTGCCGAACCTCGGCGTCGTCCAGGCCGGCGACGAGCGCTACACCGTCGCCGACGTGCCCGGCCTCATCCCCGGCGCCAGCCAGGGCAAGGGACTGGGCCTGGACTTCCTGCGCCACATCGAGCGCTGCGCCGTCATCGTCCACGTCCTCGACTGCGCCACCCTCGAGCCCGACCGTGACCCGATCAGCGACCTGGACACCATCGAGGCCGAGCTCTCGGCCTACGCCGAGGACCTCACCGTCGCCGGCCGGCTCCCGCTCGCGCAGCGTCCGCGCGTCGTCGTCCTCAACAAGGTCGACGTCCCCGAGGCCCGTGACCTCGCCGAGCTCGTCCGGCCCGAGATCGAGGCCCGCGGTCTGGAGGTCCACGAGATCTCCGCAGCCAGCCACGAGGGCCTGCGCCCGCTGTCCTTCGCGCTGGCCCGGCTCGTCGCCGAGGCGCGGGCCGCGGCCCCCGCCGCCGAGCCCACGCGCGTCGTCCTGCGGCCCAAGGCGGTCGACGACGCCGGCTTCACCGTGACCGCCCGTCACCGCCACGACGGCGTCTTCTACCAGGTCCGCGGCGCCAAGCCCGAGCGGTGGGTGCGCCAGACCGACTTCGCCAACGACGAGGCGGTCGGCTACCTCGCCGACCGGCTCGCCCGCCTGGGCGTGGAGGACGAGCTGTTCAAGGCGGGCGCGAAGCCCGGCGACGAGGTCGTCATCGGCCCGGTCGAGGGCGGGGTCATCTTCGACTGGGAGCCGACCATGCTCACCGGCGCCGAGCTCCTCGGCCCGCGCGGCAGCGACCAGCGGATCGAGGACGTCGAGTACGCTCCCCGCTCCTCGCGCGCCGAGCGGCGCAAGGGGTACAAGGAGCGGATGGACGCCAAGGCCGCCGCCCGCGAGGAGCTGTGGACCGAGCGGGAGTCCGGACACTGGGCCACTCCCGAGCCCGAGGAGCCGCACGCGGCACAATAG
- the rpmA gene encoding 50S ribosomal protein L27 has translation MAHKKGASSSRNGRDSNAQRLGVKRFGGQVVNAGEIIVRQRGTKFHPGDNVGRGKDDTLFALAAGAVEFGSKRGRKTVNVVAAEA, from the coding sequence ATGGCACACAAGAAGGGCGCCAGCTCATCCCGGAACGGCCGCGACTCGAACGCGCAGCGCCTCGGCGTCAAGCGCTTCGGCGGTCAGGTCGTCAACGCCGGCGAGATCATCGTCCGCCAGCGTGGCACCAAGTTCCACCCCGGCGACAACGTCGGCCGCGGCAAGGACGACACCCTGTTCGCCCTCGCCGCCGGCGCCGTCGAGTTCGGCTCCAAGCGCGGGCGCAAGACGGTCAACGTCGTCGCGGCCGAGGCCTGA
- the rplU gene encoding 50S ribosomal protein L21: MVYAIVKAGGRQEKVSVGDVVVMNRVGGKVGETVNLTPLMLVDGDKVTTGADDLAKVTVTAEIVRAERGKKITIMKFKNKTGYRKRQGHRQELTRVKVTGIK, translated from the coding sequence GTGGTGTACGCGATCGTCAAGGCCGGCGGCCGACAGGAGAAGGTGTCCGTCGGCGACGTCGTCGTCATGAACAGGGTTGGCGGCAAGGTTGGTGAGACCGTCAACCTCACCCCGCTCATGCTCGTGGACGGCGACAAGGTGACCACCGGCGCGGACGACCTGGCCAAGGTCACCGTCACCGCCGAGATCGTCCGCGCCGAGCGCGGCAAGAAGATCACGATCATGAAGTTCAAGAACAAGACCGGCTACCGCAAGCGTCAGGGTCACCGCCAGGAGCTGACCCGCGTCAAGGTCACCGGCATCAAGTAA
- a CDS encoding iron-siderophore ABC transporter substrate-binding protein, translating into MSRRSIPVALTATVALALTACGNAEEPAGSETTATAEAVTIEHAFGSTEIPAGATDVVTLGWGSTEAALALGVVPVGIEAQTYAVDENGLLPWVNEALAEVEAEPTILPATVEEPAYEDIDALDPDVILAPYSGITEEQYDILSEIAPTVVYPEEPWTTPWRDVVSIVGESLGMDEEADALVAELDATLEETAAAHPELDGVTVAAIWDVGGTFYVYKPADSRVDFLLDLGLESAPSVEELDTGGETFVYSLSYEETDKLDADVIVNYASTEEEIENFLAQSYAQAIPAVQDGAIANITGDQLIAAMSPPTALSINWGLDEYVDAISAAVDQIG; encoded by the coding sequence GTGTCCCGACGTTCCATCCCGGTGGCCCTCACCGCCACCGTGGCCCTCGCCCTCACCGCCTGCGGCAACGCCGAGGAGCCCGCAGGCAGCGAGACCACCGCGACCGCGGAGGCAGTGACGATCGAGCACGCCTTCGGCAGCACCGAGATCCCCGCCGGCGCGACCGACGTCGTCACCCTCGGCTGGGGCTCCACCGAGGCCGCGCTCGCGCTCGGTGTCGTCCCCGTCGGCATCGAGGCGCAGACCTACGCCGTCGACGAGAACGGGCTGCTGCCGTGGGTCAACGAGGCCCTTGCCGAGGTCGAGGCGGAGCCCACGATCCTCCCCGCCACGGTCGAGGAGCCGGCCTACGAGGACATCGACGCGCTCGACCCCGACGTCATCCTCGCGCCCTACTCCGGCATCACCGAGGAGCAGTACGACATCCTCAGCGAGATCGCCCCCACCGTGGTCTACCCCGAGGAGCCGTGGACCACGCCGTGGCGCGACGTCGTCTCGATCGTCGGTGAGTCCCTCGGCATGGACGAGGAGGCCGACGCGCTCGTCGCCGAGCTCGACGCCACCCTCGAGGAGACCGCCGCCGCCCACCCCGAGCTCGACGGCGTCACCGTGGCCGCGATCTGGGACGTCGGCGGCACGTTCTACGTCTACAAGCCGGCCGACTCGCGCGTGGACTTCCTGCTCGACCTCGGCCTGGAGAGCGCGCCGTCCGTCGAGGAGCTCGACACGGGCGGGGAGACCTTCGTCTACTCCCTGTCCTACGAGGAGACCGACAAGCTCGACGCCGACGTCATCGTCAACTACGCGAGCACCGAGGAGGAGATCGAGAACTTCCTCGCCCAGTCCTACGCCCAGGCGATCCCGGCCGTGCAGGACGGTGCCATCGCGAACATCACCGGTGACCAGCTCATCGCCGCGATGTCCCCGCCCACCGCGCTGTCGATCAACTGGGGCCTGGACGAGTACGTCGACGCCATCAGCGCCGCCGTCGACCAGATCGGCTGA
- a CDS encoding ABC transporter ATP-binding protein — MTAEHDLRAVGLSLAYDGRKVVTGLDLALPPGAVTVIVGPNGCGKSTLLRGLARLLRPAGGAVLLDGTPLHKLPSRDVARTVGILPQSPTAPEGITVADLVGRGRHPHQGWFRQWDAADDGVVAAALEATGTLELAARRVDELSGGQRQRVWIAMALAQDPDILLLDEPTTFLDVTHQLEVLDLLADLNRERGTTVAMVLHDLNLAARYADHLVVMCDGEITALGPPSEVLTTELVADAFALRARVVPDPVTGSPMVVPIGPYASRPPTRLPG; from the coding sequence ATGACCGCCGAGCACGACCTGCGCGCCGTCGGGCTCAGCCTCGCCTACGACGGCCGGAAGGTGGTCACCGGGCTGGACCTCGCGCTGCCGCCCGGCGCCGTCACCGTCATCGTCGGGCCCAACGGCTGTGGCAAGTCGACGCTGCTGCGCGGCCTGGCGCGCCTGCTGCGGCCCGCGGGCGGCGCCGTGCTGCTGGACGGCACCCCGCTCCACAAGCTCCCCTCCCGCGACGTCGCCCGTACCGTCGGCATCCTCCCGCAGAGCCCCACCGCCCCCGAGGGCATCACCGTCGCCGACCTCGTCGGCCGCGGCCGCCACCCCCACCAGGGCTGGTTCCGGCAGTGGGACGCGGCCGACGACGGCGTCGTGGCCGCGGCCCTGGAGGCCACCGGCACCCTCGAGCTCGCCGCGCGCCGCGTCGACGAGCTCTCCGGTGGCCAGCGCCAGCGCGTGTGGATCGCCATGGCGCTGGCCCAGGACCCCGACATCCTCCTGCTGGACGAACCGACGACGTTCCTCGACGTCACCCACCAGCTCGAGGTCCTCGACCTGCTCGCCGACCTCAACCGCGAGCGTGGCACCACGGTGGCGATGGTCCTCCACGACCTCAACCTCGCCGCCCGGTACGCCGACCACCTCGTCGTCATGTGCGACGGCGAGATCACCGCGCTCGGCCCTCCGAGCGAGGTCCTCACCACCGAGCTCGTGGCCGACGCGTTCGCGCTCCGCGCGCGCGTCGTGCCCGACCCGGTGACCGGCTCGCCGATGGTCGTGCCCATCGGCCCGTACGCGAGCCGGCCCCCCACCCGCCTCCCCGGGTGA
- a CDS encoding FecCD family ABC transporter permease, with amino-acid sequence MTTIATPAPARDVLRTVRHARRRRAVLVCAVLVAAVLVLAWLSLVWGGRTADTLDYFAGLLGTGEGGGEFTIGRLRLPRVVLAVLVGAALGIAGGIFQSVLGNPLASPDILGVSGGASLAAAFAILGLGLSGAAVGIAAFLGATVVAVAIYLLAWRDGVTGFRFVLIGVAAAFVVNGAIGYLLTRAEVNDVRAALVWMVGSIGTPRWGDVAVLAVVILVLIPFVVGVSWQLRALGLGDEAAGGLGVRVERARLLALALAVALTAGATAFAGPVAFVAFVSAPIARRLLPSGGTVLGPAALVGAVVVLAAELLATHLVPSLEVPVGIVTGIVGAAYLLWLLATTDRREATS; translated from the coding sequence ATGACGACGATCGCGACCCCCGCCCCCGCCCGCGACGTGCTGCGCACCGTCCGCCACGCGCGGCGGCGCCGCGCGGTCCTCGTGTGCGCCGTGCTCGTCGCCGCGGTGCTCGTGCTGGCCTGGCTCAGTCTCGTGTGGGGCGGCCGCACGGCCGACACCCTCGACTACTTCGCCGGCCTGCTCGGCACCGGCGAGGGCGGCGGGGAGTTCACCATCGGGCGGCTGCGCCTGCCGCGGGTCGTCCTCGCCGTGCTCGTGGGCGCGGCCCTCGGGATCGCCGGCGGGATCTTCCAGTCCGTGCTCGGCAACCCGCTCGCCAGCCCCGACATCCTCGGCGTCAGCGGCGGCGCGAGCCTGGCGGCCGCGTTCGCGATCCTCGGGCTCGGGCTCAGCGGCGCCGCCGTCGGCATCGCCGCCTTCCTCGGGGCCACCGTGGTCGCTGTGGCGATCTACCTGCTCGCCTGGCGCGACGGCGTCACCGGCTTCCGCTTCGTCCTCATCGGCGTCGCGGCCGCGTTCGTCGTCAACGGCGCCATCGGGTACCTCCTCACCCGCGCCGAGGTCAACGACGTGCGCGCCGCGCTCGTGTGGATGGTCGGCAGCATCGGCACGCCCCGGTGGGGCGACGTCGCCGTGCTCGCCGTCGTCATCCTCGTGCTCATCCCGTTCGTCGTCGGCGTCTCCTGGCAGCTGCGGGCCCTCGGGCTCGGGGACGAGGCGGCAGGCGGTCTCGGCGTGCGCGTCGAGCGCGCCCGGCTGCTCGCCCTCGCCCTCGCCGTCGCCCTCACCGCCGGCGCCACCGCCTTCGCCGGTCCGGTCGCGTTCGTCGCCTTCGTCTCCGCGCCGATCGCGCGCCGCCTGCTGCCGAGCGGGGGGACGGTCCTCGGCCCGGCCGCCCTCGTGGGCGCCGTCGTCGTCCTCGCCGCCGAGCTCCTCGCCACGCACCTCGTCCCGTCCCTGGAGGTCCCCGTGGGAATCGTCACCGGCATCGTCGGGGCCGCCTACCTGCTGTGGCTGCTCGCCACCACCGACCGCCGGGAGGCGACCTCATGA
- a CDS encoding FecCD family ABC transporter permease, giving the protein MTQTLTTDPRRRTAPTRRRVLALAGAAVLLLLVVAASLALGARDIPLGTVVDALTARVPGDADHNVVLDQRLPRTVVGLLVGCALGLAGTVMQGVTRNPLADPGLLGINAGASLAVVLSITVLGITSPAGYVWFAFAGAAAAMVVVYGIGSMGRSGTTPVKLALVGTALTAGITSVLTLLLLGSTTATNTYRFWAVGSLAGRGSGTGADVLVTLLPFLAVGAVLALLSGRALNLLSMGEDLARGLGLDIRRSRLLAVLAAVLLAGGATALAGPVVFVGLVVPHIVRPLTGPDYRWVLAFAAVVGPALLLTADVIGRLVARPGELEVGLVVALVGAPVMVAIVRRARLAGL; this is encoded by the coding sequence ATGACCCAGACCCTCACCACCGACCCCCGACGACGCACCGCCCCCACCCGGCGGCGCGTGCTCGCGCTCGCCGGCGCGGCCGTGCTGCTGCTCCTCGTCGTCGCGGCCAGCCTCGCGCTCGGTGCCCGAGACATCCCGCTCGGCACCGTCGTCGACGCGCTCACCGCACGCGTGCCGGGCGACGCGGACCACAACGTCGTCCTGGACCAGCGGCTGCCGCGCACCGTCGTCGGGCTGCTGGTCGGCTGCGCGCTCGGCCTCGCGGGCACCGTCATGCAGGGCGTCACCCGCAACCCCCTCGCCGACCCCGGCCTGCTCGGCATCAACGCCGGCGCCTCGCTCGCCGTCGTCCTGTCGATCACCGTCCTGGGCATCACCAGCCCGGCCGGGTACGTGTGGTTCGCCTTCGCGGGCGCGGCGGCCGCGATGGTCGTCGTCTACGGCATCGGCTCGATGGGCCGCAGCGGCACGACCCCGGTCAAGCTCGCGCTCGTCGGCACCGCGCTCACCGCGGGCATCACCTCGGTGCTCACGCTCCTGCTCCTGGGCAGCACGACGGCGACGAACACCTACCGCTTCTGGGCGGTCGGCTCCCTCGCGGGCCGGGGGAGCGGCACCGGCGCCGACGTCCTCGTCACGCTCCTGCCCTTCCTCGCCGTGGGCGCCGTCCTCGCCCTGCTCTCCGGACGCGCGCTCAACCTGCTGTCGATGGGGGAGGACCTCGCCCGCGGGCTGGGCCTGGACATCCGCCGCTCGCGGCTCCTCGCCGTGCTCGCCGCCGTCCTCCTCGCCGGAGGGGCGACCGCCCTCGCCGGCCCGGTCGTCTTCGTCGGGCTCGTCGTGCCGCACATCGTCCGCCCGCTCACCGGGCCGGACTACCGCTGGGTGCTCGCCTTCGCCGCCGTCGTCGGTCCTGCGCTCCTCCTCACCGCGGACGTCATCGGCCGGCTCGTCGCCCGCCCGGGTGAGCTGGAGGTCGGCCTCGTCGTCGCCCTCGTCGGCGCGCCCGTGATGGTCGCCATCGTCCGCCGAGCACGGCTGGCCGGGCTATGA
- a CDS encoding siderophore-interacting protein, protein MLTSLQGPTDEAVATQDVPLDGRPAYRPFAVEVAAVRVLGPSFRRVTLTGADLRWFGTHGHDQRVKLVLPLEDGHLTDVGQEDEETILAGTWYERWRQTPEDRRSPFRTYTVRAARPASREVDIDMVVHGDAGPASRWLTRAQVGDRVVLVGPDARSRDNAVGSDWSPGTATDLLLAGDETAAPAICSILESLPAGRRARAFIEVPEAGDVLDVTLPPGARLTWLSREGRAHGEELVPAVRSWVDSHAALLGGARAVERQTLEDVDVDSQLLWDSPVLQIQPIDSCGRGERCGSDFYAWFAGEAAVIKTLRRLLVSEVGVCRRRVAFMGYWRQGRAEAQ, encoded by the coding sequence ATGCTCACCTCACTTCAGGGCCCGACCGACGAGGCGGTCGCCACGCAGGACGTCCCGCTCGACGGGCGTCCCGCGTACCGGCCCTTCGCCGTCGAGGTGGCCGCCGTCCGTGTGCTCGGGCCGAGCTTCCGGCGCGTCACCCTCACCGGCGCGGACCTGCGGTGGTTCGGCACCCACGGCCACGACCAGCGGGTCAAGCTCGTGCTCCCGCTCGAGGACGGCCACCTCACCGACGTCGGCCAGGAGGACGAGGAGACGATCCTCGCGGGCACCTGGTACGAGCGCTGGCGCCAGACCCCGGAGGACCGGCGCAGCCCGTTCCGCACGTACACCGTGCGCGCCGCGCGGCCCGCGAGCCGCGAGGTCGACATCGACATGGTCGTCCACGGCGACGCCGGTCCCGCCTCACGCTGGCTCACCCGGGCCCAGGTCGGCGACCGCGTCGTCCTCGTCGGCCCCGACGCCCGCTCCCGCGACAACGCCGTCGGCTCGGACTGGTCGCCCGGCACCGCCACCGACCTCCTCCTCGCCGGCGACGAGACCGCCGCCCCCGCGATCTGCTCGATCCTCGAGAGCCTGCCGGCCGGCCGCCGTGCCCGCGCGTTCATCGAGGTGCCCGAGGCCGGTGACGTCCTCGACGTCACCCTGCCGCCGGGCGCCCGCCTCACCTGGCTCAGCCGGGAGGGCCGCGCCCACGGCGAGGAGCTCGTCCCCGCCGTCCGCTCCTGGGTCGACTCGCACGCGGCGCTGCTCGGCGGCGCCCGCGCCGTCGAGCGCCAGACCCTCGAGGACGTCGACGTCGACTCCCAGCTCCTGTGGGACTCCCCGGTCCTGCAGATCCAGCCGATCGACAGCTGCGGCCGCGGCGAGCGCTGCGGCTCCGACTTCTACGCCTGGTTCGCCGGCGAGGCCGCCGTCATCAAGACGCTGCGCCGCCTGCTCGTGAGCGAGGTCGGCGTCTGCCGGCGCCGCGTCGCGTTCATGGGCTACTGGCGCCAGGGCCGCGCCGAGGCGCAGTGA